The following are encoded together in the bacterium genome:
- a CDS encoding glycosyltransferase family 4 protein, whose protein sequence is MRIAQVAPLYERVPPVLYGGTERVVSYLTEALVRSGHEVTLFASGDSRTGAALWAPCRRALRLDAAYRDPLAPHVRMLGEVYRRAPAFDVIHCHTDYLGLPFTRWVRTPTLVTLHGRLDIPEIWPLYADYPEVGLVSISDAQRRPMPAAAWMGTVHHGLPRRLYAPSLASGSYLVFMGRISPEKRPDAAIAIARRAGVPLKIAAKVDAVDRAYWETEIRPLLDGPLVEFLGEVGDDRKGALLAGAAALLFPIDWPEPFGLVMIEALACGTPVVARRRGSVPEIVEDGVTGFVRETDDELVAAVHRLPALDRARCRAAFETRFTDDIMAQRYLDLFARVRAPAAPSGRRPRAAGRGGATLAPM, encoded by the coding sequence ATGCGGATCGCTCAGGTGGCGCCTCTCTACGAACGGGTCCCCCCGGTTCTGTACGGCGGAACCGAACGGGTGGTCTCGTATCTCACCGAGGCGCTGGTGCGGTCGGGGCACGAGGTCACGCTGTTCGCGAGCGGCGACTCGCGGACGGGGGCGGCCCTGTGGGCGCCCTGTCGCCGCGCGCTGCGCCTCGACGCCGCATACCGCGACCCGCTGGCGCCGCACGTGCGCATGCTCGGCGAAGTCTACCGCCGGGCCCCGGCGTTCGACGTCATCCACTGCCACACCGACTACCTCGGGCTGCCGTTCACCCGCTGGGTGCGGACGCCGACGCTGGTGACGCTGCACGGCCGGCTCGACATTCCGGAGATATGGCCGCTCTACGCCGACTACCCCGAGGTCGGGCTGGTCTCCATCAGCGATGCCCAGCGCCGGCCGATGCCGGCGGCGGCCTGGATGGGCACGGTCCACCACGGGCTGCCGCGCCGCCTGTACGCACCCTCCCTCGCGTCCGGATCGTACCTCGTCTTCATGGGCCGCATCTCGCCCGAGAAGCGGCCCGACGCCGCGATCGCGATCGCGCGCCGCGCCGGCGTGCCGCTGAAGATCGCCGCCAAGGTCGACGCGGTGGATCGCGCCTACTGGGAGACCGAGATCCGGCCGCTGCTCGACGGCCCGCTGGTGGAGTTCCTCGGCGAGGTCGGCGACGACCGCAAGGGCGCGCTCCTGGCCGGTGCCGCCGCCTTGCTCTTCCCCATCGACTGGCCCGAGCCGTTCGGCCTCGTGATGATCGAGGCGCTCGCCTGCGGCACGCCGGTGGTCGCACGCCGCCGCGGGTCCGTGCCGGAGATCGTCGAGGACGGCGTCACCGGTTTCGTCCGCGAGACCGACGACGAGCTGGTCGCGGCGGTGCACCGCCTGCCGGCGCTCGACCGTGCGCGCTGCCGCGCCGCCTTCGAAACCCGCTTCACCGACGACATCATGGCGCAACGCTACCTCGACCTGTTCGCGCGCGTCCGGGCGCCGGCCGCCCCGAGCGGGCGTCGGCCGCGCGCCGCCGGCCGCGGCGGCGCGACCCTCGCCCCCATGTGA
- a CDS encoding amylo-alpha-1,6-glucosidase, with translation MPTPERIRIGTDYYLLASALAARRPRLVLSHRDSFAIFDDAGDVPPAGVEPYGLFHRGTRFLSRFELRLNDGLPVLLSSAPGARGSTLVSHLANGDERRDGEVVLERDVVALERTKVLCDAVLHERVHVRSYAAEPLRVRLSLLVAADFADEFEVRGVERARHGTLAEPEVRRDGIRVRYLGLDGVTREMRLACEPPPADVRPGGVHFLLDLPPRGETVLVVSIGCVTGGEAAEPCGPDAAIARLRAERRHRVGELARIRSSNEAFDAWMRRSLDDLAMLRTDTPAAGYVQAGIPWFATVFGRDGLVTAFETLAFGPDLAAAVLRTLAALQGRHEDARRDEEPGKILHELRCGEMAATGEVPFGRYYGTVDATPLFLCLLAAYARRTADLALVEALWPAAEAAFGWIEAYGDRDGDGFVEYARRAGSGLVHQGWKDSHDAISHADGGLAEPPIALVEVQAYVFAALRDMAELALRTGRVAAADAWRARAEALRARFETAFWLDDEGTYALALDRDKRPCRVVASNAGHALWAGIAAPERAERVMARLLREDSFCGWGVRTLGAGTPRFNPMSYHNGSVWPHDNALVAAGCARYGATERAAVLLDALFHAGLALDGPRLPELFCGFARGERSGPVPYPVACKPQAWAAASVLLLLQAALGLEVDAWQRRVTLTHATLPPWLDRVDVVGLRVCDARVDLSVHRRRFGAAVEVTGREGDLEVVVRR, from the coding sequence ATGCCGACCCCGGAACGCATCCGCATCGGCACGGACTACTATCTGCTCGCGTCGGCGCTGGCCGCGCGCCGTCCGCGCCTCGTCCTCAGCCACCGCGACAGCTTCGCCATCTTCGACGACGCCGGCGACGTGCCGCCGGCGGGCGTCGAGCCCTACGGCCTGTTCCACCGCGGGACCCGCTTCCTGTCGCGCTTCGAGCTGCGCCTGAACGACGGGCTGCCCGTCCTGCTCAGCTCGGCGCCCGGCGCCCGCGGCTCGACGCTGGTCTCGCATCTCGCCAACGGCGACGAGCGCCGCGACGGCGAGGTGGTGCTCGAACGCGACGTCGTCGCGCTCGAGCGCACGAAGGTCCTGTGCGACGCCGTGCTGCACGAGCGCGTCCACGTGCGCAGCTACGCGGCGGAGCCGCTCCGCGTGCGCCTCTCCCTGCTCGTGGCGGCCGACTTCGCCGACGAGTTCGAGGTGCGCGGCGTCGAGCGCGCGCGCCATGGCACGCTCGCCGAGCCCGAGGTGCGCCGCGACGGCATCCGCGTCCGCTACCTGGGGCTCGACGGGGTGACGCGCGAGATGCGCCTCGCCTGCGAGCCGCCGCCCGCCGACGTACGCCCCGGCGGCGTGCACTTCCTCCTCGACCTGCCCCCGCGCGGCGAGACCGTTCTCGTGGTGTCGATCGGCTGCGTCACGGGCGGCGAGGCGGCGGAGCCCTGCGGGCCCGACGCGGCGATCGCCCGGCTGCGCGCCGAGCGCCGCCACCGGGTCGGCGAGCTCGCCCGCATCCGCTCCAGCAACGAGGCCTTCGACGCCTGGATGCGCCGCTCCCTGGACGACCTCGCGATGCTGCGCACCGACACGCCGGCCGCGGGCTACGTGCAGGCCGGCATCCCGTGGTTCGCGACCGTGTTCGGTCGCGACGGTCTCGTCACCGCGTTCGAGACGCTCGCCTTCGGTCCCGACCTCGCCGCCGCGGTGCTGCGCACGCTCGCCGCGCTCCAGGGCCGTCACGAGGACGCCCGCCGCGACGAGGAGCCGGGCAAGATCCTGCACGAGCTGCGCTGCGGCGAGATGGCGGCGACCGGCGAGGTGCCGTTCGGGCGCTACTACGGGACGGTCGACGCGACGCCGCTCTTCCTCTGCCTGCTCGCGGCCTACGCGCGCCGGACGGCGGACCTGGCCCTCGTCGAGGCGTTGTGGCCGGCGGCGGAGGCGGCGTTCGGTTGGATCGAGGCGTACGGCGATCGCGACGGCGACGGCTTCGTCGAGTACGCCCGCCGGGCCGGCAGCGGGCTCGTCCATCAGGGGTGGAAGGACTCGCACGACGCCATCTCCCACGCCGACGGCGGGCTCGCCGAGCCGCCCATCGCGCTCGTCGAGGTGCAGGCGTACGTCTTCGCGGCGCTGCGCGACATGGCCGAGCTGGCTCTGCGCACGGGCCGCGTCGCCGCGGCGGACGCCTGGCGAGCCCGCGCCGAGGCGCTGCGTGCCCGCTTCGAGACGGCCTTCTGGCTCGACGACGAGGGCACCTACGCGCTGGCGCTCGATCGCGACAAGCGCCCGTGCCGCGTCGTCGCCTCGAACGCGGGGCATGCGTTGTGGGCCGGCATCGCGGCGCCCGAGCGCGCCGAGCGCGTGATGGCGCGCCTGCTGCGCGAGGACAGCTTCTGCGGCTGGGGCGTGCGCACCCTCGGCGCCGGCACGCCGCGCTTCAATCCGATGAGCTATCACAACGGCTCGGTGTGGCCGCACGACAACGCGCTCGTCGCCGCCGGCTGCGCGCGCTACGGCGCGACCGAGCGCGCCGCGGTGCTGCTCGACGCACTCTTCCACGCGGGGCTCGCGCTCGACGGCCCCCGCCTGCCGGAGCTGTTCTGCGGCTTCGCGCGTGGCGAGCGCAGCGGTCCGGTGCCGTATCCGGTGGCCTGCAAGCCGCAGGCGTGGGCGGCGGCGAGCGTGCTCCTCCTGCTCCAGGCGGCGCTCGGGCTCGAGGTCGACGCCTGGCAGCGCCGGGTGACGTTGACGCACGCGACCCTGCCCCCCTGGCTCGATCGGGTCGACGTCGTCGGCCTGCGCGTGTGCGACGCCCGCGTCGATCTCTCGGTCCACCGCCGTCGCTTCGGGGCCGCCGTCGAGGTGACCGGTCGCGAGGGCGACCTCGAGGTCGTCGTCCGGCGCTGA
- a CDS encoding alkaline phosphatase D family protein: MRPRASPARPPTSASHAAAPFPTGVLAGDRRRAITLVARVDGVPDGGRIGVEVARDPGFAQVIARRRVPVRADAAFVARAEVASPRLRGDAPFWYRFFTRDVASPVGRFKLRPAPAATAPLRLAWFSCQGWPAGYFGAHAAMAAEDLDVALSLGDYVYELTDDRGPRVDTIGPDGDGFAQTLDEYRAKYRLYQSDADLRAMHAAHAFLAIWDNHELADDSPGHVQGKPIRVPLATRMAYGKRAFFEALPMRRAHLDAFHLYRSIRLGAHVELFLLDMHSYADPPTQGTYLGARQLGWLLRGLSRSRATWKIVASTTVVAGTDLTPGNPINLGQWDGYAAERRTIMEHVLRERITGVVTLSGDLHTFIAGQVTTTGRADGTPAAVDFTGGAITSQGLLDTWPPRPDRETLAAQLEAQGRAVNPHLAFLDLLAKGYGRLEADARELRVTFRAVGTVLEPSSPVRDLVRFRVRPDAPVIETLA, translated from the coding sequence TTGCGGCCCCGCGCGTCGCCCGCGCGACCCCCGACCTCGGCCTCGCACGCGGCGGCGCCGTTCCCCACCGGCGTCCTCGCCGGCGACCGCCGGCGCGCCATCACGCTCGTCGCGCGCGTCGACGGCGTCCCCGACGGCGGCCGCATCGGGGTCGAGGTCGCGCGCGATCCCGGCTTCGCGCAGGTGATCGCCCGCCGCCGCGTCCCCGTCCGCGCCGACGCGGCGTTCGTCGCGCGCGCCGAGGTGGCGTCGCCGCGGCTGCGCGGCGACGCGCCGTTCTGGTACCGCTTCTTCACGCGCGACGTCGCCTCGCCCGTCGGCCGCTTCAAGCTGCGTCCCGCCCCGGCCGCGACCGCGCCGCTGCGCCTCGCGTGGTTCTCGTGCCAGGGCTGGCCCGCCGGCTACTTCGGCGCCCACGCCGCGATGGCCGCGGAGGACCTCGACGTCGCGCTGTCGCTCGGCGACTACGTCTACGAGCTCACCGACGACCGCGGCCCGCGCGTCGACACGATCGGCCCCGACGGCGACGGCTTCGCGCAGACGCTGGACGAGTACCGCGCCAAGTACCGCCTCTACCAGAGCGACGCGGACCTCCGGGCCATGCACGCCGCCCACGCCTTCCTCGCGATCTGGGACAACCACGAGCTGGCGGACGATTCGCCCGGCCACGTGCAGGGCAAGCCGATCCGCGTGCCGCTCGCGACGCGCATGGCGTACGGCAAGCGCGCCTTCTTCGAGGCGCTGCCGATGCGGCGAGCGCACCTCGACGCCTTCCACCTCTATCGCTCGATCCGCCTCGGCGCCCACGTCGAGCTGTTCCTGCTCGACATGCACTCCTACGCCGACCCGCCGACGCAGGGGACGTATCTCGGCGCCCGCCAGCTCGGCTGGCTCCTGCGCGGGCTCTCGCGCTCGCGGGCGACGTGGAAGATCGTCGCGTCGACGACCGTCGTCGCCGGCACGGACCTCACGCCCGGCAACCCGATCAACCTCGGCCAATGGGACGGCTATGCCGCCGAGCGCCGCACCATCATGGAGCACGTCCTGCGCGAGCGCATCACGGGCGTCGTCACGCTGTCGGGCGACCTGCACACGTTCATCGCCGGCCAGGTGACGACGACGGGCCGCGCCGACGGCACGCCCGCCGCGGTCGACTTCACGGGCGGCGCGATCACCTCGCAGGGCCTGCTCGACACCTGGCCGCCGCGCCCCGACCGCGAGACGCTCGCCGCGCAGCTCGAAGCGCAGGGCCGCGCGGTGAACCCGCACCTGGCGTTCCTCGACCTGCTGGCCAAGGGCTACGGGCGCCTCGAGGCCGACGCCCGCGAGCTGCGGGTCACCTTCCGTGCCGTCGGCACGGTGCTGGAGCCGTCGAGCCCGGTGCGCGACCTCGTCCGCTTCCGCGTCCGCCCGGACGCGCCCGTCATCGAGACGCTGGCCTGA
- a CDS encoding Fpg/Nei family DNA glycosylase, with the protein MPELPDVTVYVEALERRVLGEPLRGVRLASPFLLRSVEPPLGATSGKSVIGVRRVGKRIVLGLEDNLFLVLHLMIAGRLRWRPPDTKLNRKLGLAAFDFPAGTLVLTEASTRKRAGLWCVHGAEAVAAFDAGGVEPLDADVATFAAALRRERHTLKRTLTDPRLFAGIGNAYSDEILHRARLSPVTLSDRLGDDEVARLHAATQTVLREFTARIRAEVGDGFPEKVTAFRDDMAVHGRYRQPCPVCGTPVQRIVHAENETNYCPTCQTGGRLLADRSLSRLLKQDWPRSLDELEERRRGG; encoded by the coding sequence ATGCCCGAGCTGCCCGACGTCACCGTGTACGTGGAGGCGCTCGAGCGACGCGTCCTCGGCGAGCCGCTGCGCGGCGTGCGCCTCGCCAGCCCCTTCCTGCTGCGCTCGGTGGAGCCGCCGCTCGGCGCGACGTCCGGCAAGTCGGTCATCGGCGTCCGGCGTGTCGGCAAGCGCATCGTGCTGGGGCTCGAAGACAATCTCTTCCTCGTGCTGCACCTCATGATCGCCGGCCGGCTGCGCTGGCGACCGCCCGACACGAAGCTCAACCGCAAGCTCGGCCTCGCCGCGTTCGACTTTCCCGCCGGGACGCTCGTCCTCACCGAGGCGAGCACGCGCAAGCGGGCCGGCCTGTGGTGCGTGCACGGCGCCGAGGCGGTCGCGGCGTTCGACGCCGGCGGCGTGGAGCCGCTGGACGCCGACGTCGCGACCTTCGCCGCGGCGCTGCGGCGCGAGCGCCATACGCTGAAGCGCACGCTCACCGACCCGCGCCTCTTCGCCGGCATCGGCAACGCCTACTCCGACGAGATCCTGCACCGCGCCCGCCTCTCGCCGGTCACCCTGAGCGACCGCCTCGGCGACGACGAGGTCGCACGCCTCCACGCCGCCACGCAGACCGTGCTGCGCGAGTTCACCGCCCGCATCCGCGCCGAGGTGGGCGACGGCTTCCCCGAGAAGGTGACGGCGTTCCGCGACGACATGGCCGTGCACGGCCGCTACCGCCAGCCCTGCCCGGTCTGCGGCACGCCGGTCCAGCGCATCGTCCACGCGGAGAACGAGACCAACTACTGCCCGACCTGCCAGACCGGCGGCCGGCTGCTGGCCGACCGCTCGCTGTCGCGGCTCCTCAAGCAGGACTGGCCGCGCTCCCTCGACGAGCTCGAGGAGCGGCGGCGCGGCGGCTGA
- a CDS encoding 1-acyl-sn-glycerol-3-phosphate acyltransferase, producing the protein MRLVLSWLATLVFLPAFGLVMVGFDVAQRIARLFGQRPQEYVASALQWTLVHTFGICNARLRVERDPGVQPWASYVIVSNHQSMFDIPILGSLFFSNFPKYVSKRSLGKWIPSVSYNLRQGGHVLIDRGDAPGAVEAIRALGRRVAAGRASAMIFPEGTRARHGELGRFKPAGTLALLEETPATPIVAVAIDESWRLLQHNFLPVPWGVRVRVYIGAPIERAAGDDPARLLERVRDEIAGVLARWRDERVETRRAS; encoded by the coding sequence ATGCGGCTCGTCCTCTCCTGGCTCGCGACGCTCGTCTTTCTGCCCGCGTTCGGTCTCGTGATGGTGGGATTCGACGTCGCCCAGCGCATCGCGCGGCTCTTCGGCCAGCGCCCGCAGGAGTACGTCGCGAGCGCGCTCCAGTGGACGCTCGTCCACACCTTCGGCATCTGCAACGCCCGCCTGCGCGTCGAGCGCGATCCGGGGGTGCAGCCCTGGGCGTCGTACGTGATCGTCTCGAACCACCAGAGCATGTTCGACATCCCGATCCTGGGTTCGCTCTTCTTCTCGAACTTCCCGAAGTACGTCTCGAAGCGGTCGCTCGGGAAGTGGATCCCGTCGGTGTCGTACAACCTGCGCCAGGGTGGCCACGTGCTGATCGACCGTGGCGACGCGCCCGGCGCCGTCGAGGCCATCCGCGCGCTCGGGCGGCGCGTGGCCGCGGGCCGCGCGTCGGCGATGATCTTCCCCGAGGGCACGCGCGCGCGGCACGGGGAGCTCGGCCGCTTCAAGCCGGCGGGCACGCTGGCGCTGCTCGAGGAGACGCCGGCGACGCCGATCGTCGCGGTCGCGATCGACGAGTCGTGGCGGCTCCTGCAGCACAACTTCCTGCCGGTGCCGTGGGGCGTGCGCGTGCGCGTCTACATCGGGGCGCCGATCGAGCGCGCGGCGGGCGACGACCCCGCGCGGCTGCTCGAGCGCGTGCGGGACGAGATCGCGGGGGTTCTCGCCCGCTGGCGCGACGAGCGGGTCGAGACGCGCCGCGCGTCGTAG
- a CDS encoding heme-dependent peroxidase: MADAPVTLEGWYTLHEMFALDWGRWNALPDAERDAITAEATDTLAALTAPGDGHGAPYALVSQKGDLCLVHFRRDLEALRAVQTAWNRTRLRAFLVPTYSYLAVVELGTYELTAHATATLARQGRTPGSDGFDEALHAEMTKLARPRLFPAVPDRRYLCFYPMSKRRGEQVNWYDLSGPERGAFMKGHGEIGRKYAGRVQQIIQGSVALDDWEWGVSLFADDPLVFKKLVYEMRFDPASSRFALFGPFFIGIRFAPGELGAVLRGESPAR; the protein is encoded by the coding sequence ATGGCGGACGCGCCCGTCACCCTGGAGGGGTGGTACACGCTGCACGAGATGTTCGCGCTCGACTGGGGCCGCTGGAACGCGCTGCCCGACGCCGAGCGCGACGCGATCACCGCCGAGGCGACGGACACGCTCGCCGCGCTGACCGCGCCCGGCGACGGCCACGGCGCGCCGTATGCCCTCGTCTCGCAGAAGGGCGACCTCTGCCTGGTCCACTTCCGGCGCGACCTCGAGGCGCTGCGCGCGGTACAGACGGCGTGGAACCGCACGCGCCTGCGCGCGTTCCTCGTGCCGACCTACTCCTACCTCGCCGTCGTCGAGCTCGGCACCTACGAGCTCACCGCGCACGCGACCGCGACGCTCGCCCGGCAGGGCAGGACGCCGGGCAGCGACGGCTTCGACGAGGCGCTGCACGCCGAGATGACGAAGCTCGCGCGCCCGCGCCTGTTCCCCGCCGTGCCCGATCGCCGCTACCTCTGCTTCTACCCGATGTCGAAGCGGCGCGGGGAGCAGGTCAACTGGTACGACCTCTCGGGGCCGGAGCGCGGCGCGTTCATGAAGGGGCACGGCGAGATCGGGCGCAAGTACGCCGGCCGGGTGCAGCAGATCATCCAGGGCTCGGTGGCGCTCGACGACTGGGAATGGGGCGTCTCGCTGTTCGCCGACGACCCGCTGGTCTTCAAGAAGCTCGTCTACGAGATGCGCTTCGATCCGGCGAGCTCGCGGTTCGCGCTGTTCGGACCCTTCTTCATCGGCATCCGCTTCGCACCCGGCGAGCTCGGCGCCGTGCTGCGCGGCGAGTCCCCAGCGCGCTGA
- a CDS encoding 5'-3' exonuclease, translating into MLLLVDYSSLLYRAFHSLPESLPARGVYGILGMLARLVQDRRPRGLGICVDDDWRPAFRVEALPSYKAHRVAEVEAEADPVAADEAIGRAVLQAIGVAVLGAEGYEAEDVIATLAAHTRARVEVVSGDRDCFALVEDPHVSVLYPVRGVSELAVIDEAAVTKRYGIPGRAYLDFALLRGDPSDGLPGVAGIGEKTAAQLVARYGSLDAVLAALDAGDRALSPAVAHKLAAGRDYLAAARRVVPPCGAVPLPAISLDLPTATAHPRTLARLTAEHGLQTPVERFARALGLATASA; encoded by the coding sequence ATGCTCCTCCTGGTTGACTACTCGAGCCTCCTCTACCGCGCCTTCCACTCGCTGCCGGAGTCGCTGCCGGCGCGCGGCGTGTACGGCATCCTCGGCATGCTCGCGCGCCTGGTGCAGGACCGCCGCCCGCGCGGGCTCGGCATCTGCGTCGACGACGACTGGCGACCCGCGTTCCGCGTCGAGGCGCTGCCGTCGTACAAGGCCCATCGCGTCGCCGAGGTCGAGGCCGAGGCGGACCCGGTCGCCGCCGACGAGGCGATCGGGCGCGCGGTGCTGCAGGCGATCGGGGTCGCGGTGCTCGGCGCCGAGGGCTACGAAGCCGAGGACGTCATCGCCACGCTCGCGGCGCACACCCGGGCGCGCGTCGAGGTGGTGTCGGGCGATCGCGACTGCTTCGCGCTGGTGGAGGATCCGCACGTGTCGGTGCTCTACCCGGTGCGCGGCGTCAGCGAGCTCGCGGTGATCGACGAGGCGGCGGTGACGAAGCGCTACGGCATCCCGGGGCGCGCCTACCTCGACTTCGCGCTGCTGCGCGGCGACCCGTCGGACGGGCTGCCGGGCGTCGCCGGCATCGGCGAGAAGACGGCGGCGCAGCTCGTCGCCCGCTACGGCTCGCTCGACGCCGTCCTCGCCGCGCTCGACGCCGGCGACCGCGCCCTCAGCCCGGCCGTCGCGCACAAGCTCGCGGCCGGCCGCGACTACCTCGCAGCGGCCCGCCGCGTCGTGCCGCCGTGCGGGGCGGTCCCCCTACCGGCGATCTCCCTCGACCTGCCGACGGCGACCGCGCACCCGCGTACCCTGGCCCGCCTCACCGCCGAGCACGGGTTGCAGACGCCCGTGGAGCGATTCGCCCGCGCATTGGGTCTCGCCACCGCGTCCGCGTGA
- a CDS encoding DUF4139 domain-containing protein produces the protein MPRAIALLLLALALPGAATADTVVGRDARTALALTVYSGQDLAIVQETRTVALAVGAQGLRFDDVAPQIDPRTVAVTLPDGVHVLEQSFRWDLPTSQALLARWIGREVELVETDERLRTRVTPATLLSLDGPTLRLADRIAIAPPGSLRLPPVAGEEVFTRPTLRWRLDAAQAVNGPVQVSYATAGLGWSADYVAQLDAEETRADVTAWITLRNDGGTAFDDARVALVAGDVHRAAEPERAMFGMVARDMAMAAAPSAKVAETGFTEYHHYALERPTSVAPGETKQVELFVARGVGVAKRYETRGAAQWLRGPQRDQGRDVPVRVILDVANTKPNQLGRTMPAGVVRFYAPTAGGAPALVGEDRIGHTPDGKTLELEVGDAFDVTATRTQTDFRLLSQEPWQAESAYEVVLKNRRTTAVTVTVREPVMGQWEVLSSSLPAKKLDATTLAFDVPVAAGGETTLTWRLRVGG, from the coding sequence ATGCCGCGCGCCATCGCCCTTCTCCTGCTCGCTCTCGCGCTCCCGGGCGCGGCGACGGCCGACACCGTCGTCGGTCGCGACGCCCGCACGGCGCTCGCGCTCACCGTCTACTCCGGCCAGGACCTCGCCATCGTGCAGGAGACCCGCACGGTGGCGCTCGCCGTCGGCGCGCAGGGCCTGCGCTTCGACGACGTCGCACCGCAGATCGACCCGCGCACCGTCGCGGTGACGCTGCCGGACGGCGTGCACGTCCTCGAGCAGAGCTTCCGCTGGGACCTGCCGACATCGCAGGCGCTGCTCGCGCGCTGGATCGGCCGCGAGGTGGAGCTGGTCGAGACCGACGAGCGCCTGCGCACCCGCGTCACCCCGGCGACGCTGCTGTCGCTCGACGGCCCGACGCTGCGCCTCGCCGACCGCATCGCGATCGCGCCCCCGGGCTCGCTCCGCCTCCCGCCCGTGGCCGGCGAGGAGGTCTTCACCCGCCCGACGCTGCGCTGGCGGCTCGACGCCGCGCAGGCCGTGAACGGCCCCGTGCAGGTGTCGTACGCGACCGCCGGGCTCGGCTGGAGCGCCGACTACGTGGCCCAGCTCGACGCCGAAGAGACCCGTGCCGACGTCACCGCCTGGATCACGCTGCGCAACGACGGCGGCACGGCGTTCGACGACGCGCGCGTGGCACTCGTCGCCGGCGACGTCCACCGCGCCGCCGAGCCCGAGCGCGCCATGTTCGGCATGGTCGCGCGCGACATGGCGATGGCCGCGGCGCCGTCGGCCAAGGTCGCCGAGACCGGCTTCACGGAGTACCACCACTATGCGCTCGAGCGGCCGACGAGCGTCGCCCCGGGCGAGACCAAGCAGGTCGAGCTGTTCGTCGCGCGCGGCGTCGGCGTCGCGAAGCGCTACGAGACCCGCGGCGCGGCGCAGTGGCTGCGCGGCCCGCAGCGCGATCAGGGCAGGGACGTCCCGGTGCGCGTGATCCTCGACGTCGCCAACACGAAGCCGAATCAGCTCGGCCGCACCATGCCCGCCGGCGTCGTACGCTTCTACGCGCCCACGGCCGGCGGCGCGCCGGCGTTGGTCGGCGAGGACCGCATCGGCCACACGCCCGACGGCAAGACGCTCGAGCTCGAGGTCGGCGACGCGTTCGACGTCACCGCGACGCGCACGCAGACCGACTTCCGCCTCCTCAGCCAGGAGCCCTGGCAGGCGGAGAGCGCCTACGAGGTGGTGCTGAAGAACCGGCGCACCACGGCGGTCACCGTCACCGTACGCGAGCCCGTCATGGGCCAATGGGAGGTGCTGTCGTCGAGCCTGCCGGCGAAGAAGCTCGACGCCACGACGCTGGCGTTCGACGTGCCCGTGGCCGCCGGCGGCGAGACCACGCTCACCTGGCGCCTGCGCGTCGGCGGCTGA